From Paenibacillus physcomitrellae, the proteins below share one genomic window:
- a CDS encoding winged helix-turn-helix transcriptional regulator, whose translation MDHDMHDMDSCRIEQALEVVVGRWKVSILFLLFLGTKRFSELQKAIPQITKKVLTTQLRELEEHDIIQRVVYPEVPPKVEYSITEYGKSLAPVLEVINEWGNKHVEYMKSREPREEKAIQGS comes from the coding sequence ATGGATCATGACATGCATGATATGGATTCCTGCCGGATTGAACAGGCTCTCGAAGTAGTCGTCGGCCGTTGGAAGGTTTCTATTTTGTTCTTGCTGTTTCTTGGCACCAAACGATTCAGCGAGCTGCAGAAGGCCATTCCCCAAATTACGAAGAAGGTGCTCACCACACAACTAAGGGAATTGGAGGAACACGACATCATCCAGCGCGTGGTCTATCCGGAGGTTCCTCCCAAAGTGGAGTACTCGATTACCGAATACGGCAAATCATTGGCCCCCGTATTAGAAGTGATTAACGAATGGGGCAATAAACACGTTGAATATATGAAATCCAGAGAGCCAAGAGAAGAGAAAGCTATCCAAGGGTCGTAG
- a CDS encoding DoxX family protein, protein MALLFLLTGGSMFAGVKTQIEAFKQLGLPQWFRIVTAIVQYIGVAGLIVGFWLPCIAGWSGVWLGITMLAAVFFHIKVKEPFSKAVPALVLALLALVLIWLNASSIPHPF, encoded by the coding sequence CTGGCCTTATTGTTTCTTCTGACCGGGGGCAGCATGTTCGCAGGTGTAAAAACTCAAATAGAGGCTTTTAAACAGCTGGGGCTGCCGCAGTGGTTCCGAATCGTTACAGCCATCGTGCAATACATTGGCGTCGCCGGACTGATCGTCGGCTTCTGGCTGCCGTGTATCGCGGGCTGGAGCGGTGTTTGGCTCGGCATCACGATGCTCGCCGCAGTATTCTTCCACATCAAGGTTAAAGAACCCTTCAGCAAAGCCGTACCGGCTTTGGTTCTTGCCCTTCTCGCCTTGGTCTTGATCTGGTTAAACGCAAGCTCCATACCGCATCCTTTCTAA
- a CDS encoding methyl-accepting chemotaxis protein, producing MSLKIKSLSILLALLVLTSVCSFGVLVYKMHQEVYDNTVLNLREQTDQLAQGADNWMNGVLNSGQLFADQLGGAQTDEDKDFLQQTYIKENSDIKKIEIKEGSSGIPDKPAFGSIFVNETTQYPAVPLTFPIHDRNGKIIGSVREEVDLSYMQTQVAQTRIGETGLAAIVAPSGKLIAHQDISFVREGKSVPDALIQLIQTNSNNVITFTSIAGAESFGAVSPIGSTGWFAQTAAPVKELETVFYDSLLFGIIALIVSLVVGGAIAVYLYGRLFKSLPLLKKRAEKIALKDLSEEPIIVNTRDEIGALATSFNHMTDNLRNIILKLRSNSGELTAYSQQLFGIAELTSVSSGEAVTIIERIAANAEQQRQMVENSMNAIEEVGAAIVQISSTVSYSGEASEQASDAANIGFEAMQRLVERMNTIHGQIGDLSAVIERLEQRSGEIGQIVDYMTAISSQTKILALNASIESARAGEAGKGFGVVASEVRKLASDSFEAAEQITQLIASVQTETSHASAVMKETRIGVSEGIEAVSFADGSFQQLFSLVGQVNEKVLEMTDAAKQIAASNDSVVQSVRFISDNTNETVAGVTQIAATAKEQASSSEKVLAAAKYLADTSAELHDLLEEFKE from the coding sequence TTGAGTTTAAAAATAAAATCGCTCAGCATCTTATTAGCACTGCTCGTGCTCACCAGCGTTTGCAGCTTTGGTGTTCTGGTCTATAAAATGCATCAGGAGGTTTACGATAACACGGTGCTCAATTTGCGGGAGCAAACGGACCAGCTGGCTCAAGGAGCTGACAACTGGATGAACGGTGTGCTCAATTCGGGACAGCTGTTTGCCGATCAGCTTGGCGGAGCTCAGACTGATGAGGATAAAGATTTTTTACAGCAAACCTACATAAAAGAAAATTCAGATATAAAGAAAATTGAAATTAAAGAAGGAAGCTCCGGTATTCCGGACAAACCGGCATTTGGCAGCATCTTTGTAAACGAAACAACCCAATACCCGGCGGTGCCCCTCACTTTCCCTATTCATGACAGGAACGGAAAAATCATAGGATCCGTCCGTGAGGAGGTCGACTTGTCCTATATGCAAACCCAGGTGGCCCAGACCCGAATCGGTGAAACCGGGCTCGCGGCTATCGTTGCTCCAAGCGGGAAGCTGATCGCCCATCAGGACATCAGCTTTGTCAGGGAGGGCAAGTCGGTTCCGGACGCTTTGATCCAGCTCATTCAAACCAACTCGAATAACGTAATCACCTTTACCAGCATCGCTGGTGCGGAAAGCTTCGGAGCGGTCAGTCCAATCGGCTCTACCGGCTGGTTCGCGCAAACCGCTGCCCCGGTTAAGGAACTGGAAACCGTCTTTTATGACAGCCTTCTCTTCGGGATCATCGCCTTGATCGTTTCCCTTGTTGTCGGCGGAGCAATTGCCGTCTATCTGTACGGAAGACTGTTCAAATCCCTGCCGCTGCTGAAGAAGCGGGCGGAAAAGATCGCCCTGAAGGATCTTAGCGAAGAACCGATTATCGTGAACACACGCGACGAAATCGGCGCGCTGGCCACTTCTTTTAACCATATGACGGACAATTTAAGGAATATCATTCTGAAGCTGCGCTCCAATTCGGGTGAGCTGACCGCTTATTCCCAGCAGCTGTTTGGCATTGCCGAACTGACAAGCGTTTCGTCCGGAGAGGCCGTCACCATCATTGAGCGCATTGCAGCAAATGCCGAGCAGCAGCGGCAGATGGTCGAGAACAGCATGAACGCGATTGAAGAGGTTGGCGCAGCTATCGTTCAGATTTCTTCAACGGTCAGCTATTCAGGCGAGGCCTCCGAACAAGCGAGCGACGCCGCAAATATCGGCTTCGAAGCCATGCAGCGGCTTGTGGAACGGATGAATACCATTCATGGGCAAATCGGGGATTTGTCCGCCGTTATTGAGCGGCTGGAGCAGCGCTCAGGTGAGATCGGGCAGATTGTTGATTATATGACGGCTATCTCCTCGCAAACCAAAATCCTGGCGCTGAATGCCTCAATCGAGTCGGCCAGAGCGGGCGAGGCCGGCAAAGGGTTTGGCGTTGTAGCCTCGGAAGTCCGTAAGCTGGCGAGCGATTCTTTTGAAGCCGCCGAGCAGATTACGCAGTTGATCGCAAGTGTACAAACGGAAACGTCGCATGCTTCAGCAGTAATGAAAGAAACGCGCATCGGGGTTAGCGAAGGCATTGAAGCTGTCTCCTTCGCCGACGGATCGTTCCAGCAGTTGTTCAGCCTGGTTGGTCAGGTAAATGAGAAAGTGCTGGAAATGACCGATGCGGCCAAACAAATTGCAGCGTCCAACGATTCGGTTGTTCAGTCCGTTCGCTTTATTTCAGACAACACCAACGAAACGGTCGCAGGAGTTACGCAAATAGCAGCAACGGCCAAAGAGCAGGCCAGCTCCTCGGAGAAAGTGCTCGCCGCTGCCAAATATTTGGCCGATACGAGCGCTGAGCTGCATGATCTGCTGGAGGAGTTCAAAGAGTAG
- a CDS encoding ABC-F family ATP-binding cassette domain-containing protein, producing the protein MSILNVERLSHGFGDRGIFSDVSFRLLKGEHIGLIGANGEGKSTFMNIITGKLQPDEGKVEWAKRTRVGYLDQHAVLTKGQSIRDVLRGAFQYLFDMEQEMNDMYGRMGEVSAEELEQLLEDVGTIQDTLTNQDFYMIDAKVDETARGLGLTDIGLDKDVHDLSGGQRTKVLLAKLLLEKPDILLLDEPTNYLDEQHIEWLKRYLQEYENAFILISHDIPFLNSVINLIYHMENQALTRYVGDYDYFQQVYEAKKQQLESAYKRQQQEIADLKDFVARNKASVATRNMAMSRQKKLDKMEVIELAKEKPKPQFNFKEGRTSGKVIFETQDLVIGYDSPLSRPLNLRMERGQKIALVGANGIGKTTLLRSILGQIPAISGSAQLGDLLEIGYFEQEMKEANYNTCIEEIWNEFPSFTQFEVRAALARCGLTTKHIESKIAVLSGGEKAKVRLCKLINRESNLLVLDEPTNHLDVDAKDELKRALKAYKGSILLISHEPEFYRDVVTETWNCESWTTKVL; encoded by the coding sequence ATGAGCATATTAAACGTAGAACGTCTGAGTCACGGTTTCGGAGACCGCGGGATCTTTAGTGACGTATCTTTCCGCCTGCTGAAGGGCGAACACATCGGTCTGATCGGAGCCAACGGCGAAGGCAAGTCCACTTTTATGAACATTATTACCGGCAAACTGCAGCCTGACGAAGGCAAGGTAGAGTGGGCCAAACGCACGCGGGTCGGGTATCTGGATCAGCATGCGGTATTGACGAAGGGACAGTCGATCCGCGACGTATTGCGCGGAGCGTTTCAATATCTGTTCGATATGGAACAAGAGATGAACGACATGTACGGCAGAATGGGCGAGGTATCCGCTGAGGAGCTGGAGCAGCTGCTTGAGGATGTCGGCACCATACAGGACACGTTAACCAATCAGGATTTCTATATGATCGATGCCAAAGTCGATGAAACCGCGCGTGGTCTCGGTCTTACCGATATCGGTCTGGATAAGGACGTTCACGACCTGAGCGGCGGTCAGCGGACCAAAGTGCTGCTGGCCAAGCTGCTGCTGGAGAAACCGGACATCCTGCTGCTGGACGAGCCTACGAACTATCTCGATGAGCAGCATATCGAATGGCTGAAGCGTTATTTGCAGGAATACGAGAATGCCTTTATTTTGATTTCACACGATATTCCGTTCCTGAACAGCGTCATCAACCTGATCTATCATATGGAAAATCAGGCGCTGACACGTTATGTGGGCGACTACGATTATTTCCAGCAGGTGTACGAGGCGAAGAAACAGCAGCTGGAATCCGCCTACAAGCGCCAGCAGCAGGAAATCGCCGACCTGAAGGACTTCGTGGCGCGTAACAAAGCCAGTGTGGCTACGCGGAATATGGCGATGTCCCGCCAGAAGAAGCTGGACAAGATGGAGGTCATCGAGCTTGCCAAAGAGAAGCCGAAACCGCAGTTCAACTTCAAGGAAGGACGTACGTCCGGCAAGGTGATTTTTGAAACGCAGGATCTGGTGATCGGCTACGATTCCCCGCTGTCCAGACCGCTGAACCTGCGCATGGAACGCGGGCAGAAGATCGCACTCGTCGGCGCAAACGGGATCGGTAAAACGACGCTGCTCCGCAGCATTCTCGGTCAAATTCCGGCTATTTCGGGCTCTGCCCAGCTCGGCGACTTGCTGGAAATCGGTTATTTCGAGCAGGAAATGAAAGAAGCCAATTACAACACTTGTATTGAGGAAATTTGGAACGAGTTTCCGTCCTTTACTCAATTTGAAGTACGGGCGGCGCTTGCCAGATGCGGCCTGACTACCAAACATATCGAAAGCAAGATAGCTGTGCTGAGCGGCGGCGAGAAGGCCAAAGTCCGGCTCTGCAAGCTGATCAACCGCGAAAGCAACCTGCTTGTACTGGACGAGCCAACCAACCATCTTGACGTGGATGCGAAGGACGAGCTGAAGCGGGCGCTTAAAGCTTACAAGGGCAGCATTCTGCTGATTTCCCATGAACCTGAATTTTACCGCGATGTAGTGACGGAAACGTGGAACTGCGAATCGTGGACAACGAAAGTGCTGTAA
- a CDS encoding TetR/AcrR family transcriptional regulator — translation MFNETGKDVTTKDHILNTALELIKAEGFENVTLRKIASCADVNLALINYYFGSKDKLINEVLKFMLAEFHDHFLILDDLSIPPKQRLKLFMKRYAASLAEFPELMKEILGKGNLSFQSHYEYLAYMKKLGMNKVSVLLSEITGETDPEILRTMTMHIHSASYFPILMDQRIKNLPSAPGSISVEKQIDILFDHYFAKYSD, via the coding sequence ATGTTCAATGAAACCGGGAAAGATGTGACAACTAAAGATCATATTTTGAACACCGCACTGGAATTGATCAAGGCGGAAGGGTTTGAAAATGTAACTCTGCGAAAAATCGCTTCCTGCGCGGACGTCAACCTGGCGCTCATCAATTATTATTTTGGTTCCAAGGATAAATTGATCAATGAAGTCTTGAAGTTTATGCTTGCGGAGTTTCATGATCACTTTCTAATTCTGGACGATTTGTCCATCCCTCCCAAACAACGGCTCAAGTTGTTTATGAAGCGGTATGCCGCTTCTTTGGCGGAATTTCCCGAGCTTATGAAAGAAATTCTGGGCAAAGGGAATCTGTCCTTTCAATCCCATTATGAATACCTCGCTTACATGAAAAAGCTTGGCATGAACAAAGTTTCCGTTCTTCTGTCCGAAATTACGGGTGAAACCGATCCGGAAATTTTAAGAACCATGACCATGCACATTCATTCCGCCTCATATTTTCCAATTTTAATGGACCAGCGCATCAAAAATTTACCGTCTGCTCCGGGTTCAATTTCCGTTGAGAAGCAGATTGATATTTTGTTTGATCATTATTTTGCTAAATATTCGGATTAA